A DNA window from Streptomyces canus contains the following coding sequences:
- a CDS encoding SDR family NAD(P)-dependent oxidoreductase, translated as MSGTGFEGRSVIVTGAASGIGRAAALMFAKEGAKVLVADLNKDGAEETAKAIEAAGSTAVAVAGDLSDPQVVDEVVATAIRTFGSLDVLVNNAGITDSMSALADVEDAEWERVIRINLTAPFLLTRAALPHMLEAGHGAIVFTASEAGFRGSASGTAYTASKHGVVGLVKSLAVMYRGQGIRTNAIAPGGTQTNNLTNSLEPAKITALVNTMLGEAQPDGGPAPHGPTVMRDFLRTNPGRRSTPEEQAAAIVFLASDAAEMINGAVLPVDDGWSAV; from the coding sequence ATGAGCGGCACGGGATTTGAAGGGCGCAGCGTCATCGTCACCGGGGCGGCCTCGGGCATCGGCAGGGCCGCGGCCCTGATGTTCGCCAAGGAGGGAGCCAAGGTCCTGGTCGCGGACCTGAACAAGGACGGCGCCGAGGAGACCGCCAAGGCGATCGAGGCGGCGGGTAGCACCGCCGTCGCAGTCGCCGGCGACCTCAGCGACCCGCAGGTGGTGGACGAGGTCGTGGCCACCGCCATCCGGACCTTCGGCAGCCTGGACGTCCTGGTGAACAACGCAGGCATCACAGACAGCATGTCGGCTCTGGCCGACGTCGAGGACGCCGAGTGGGAACGCGTCATACGGATCAACCTGACGGCGCCCTTCCTGCTGACCCGGGCCGCGTTGCCGCACATGCTTGAAGCGGGCCACGGCGCGATCGTCTTCACCGCGTCCGAGGCCGGGTTCCGCGGCAGCGCGTCCGGTACCGCCTACACCGCCTCCAAGCACGGCGTCGTGGGCCTGGTCAAGAGCCTCGCCGTGATGTACCGGGGGCAGGGCATCCGCACCAACGCCATCGCCCCTGGCGGGACACAGACCAACAACCTCACCAACTCCCTGGAACCCGCCAAGATCACGGCCCTCGTGAACACCATGCTGGGCGAGGCCCAGCCCGACGGCGGGCCGGCCCCGCACGGGCCGACCGTCATGCGCGACTTCCTCCGCACCAACCCCGGCCGACGGTCCACCCCCGAGGAGCAGGCCGCCGCCATCGTCTTCCTCGCCTCCGATGCCGCCGAGATGATCAACGGCGCTGTCCTGCCCGTCGACGACGGCTGGTCCGCCGTCTGA
- a CDS encoding sensor histidine kinase, which produces MNRAEKAHPQVTRWGVPALCTAFGLPSLLDAADGPGVPAVLALIAGLTIPLLWRRQHPMTVYAITAATAVAALPLGILTAADAGRLVALLNVGRRGTARQLVVALAVGLAQGIAAYVVYSDDGQIDHFLQAPALILITLLDVVAIAGLGVISRLVNSYITALQDRAVRLEVERDQRARLAAAAERARIAREMHDILGHTLSVVVGLAGGAAGLTENEPRRGADTLRLIADSGRGALGDLRRLLTVIHDEPGEPGPVPPLAPQPGLADLDALLERVRSAGPSATLHTEGDLEGLAPGLQLVVYRIVQEALTNTLKHAAPAPTVQVAVCVGHDLVHVTIEDTGPHRLRHRADRSDGGGQGLVGMRQRAALYQGSITAGPNTRGGWTVRALLIPTAAPFTPPTPPPSRRTRPQRKDAHEHGAVLTAPAPFTRSCPS; this is translated from the coding sequence ATGAATCGTGCGGAAAAGGCCCATCCGCAGGTCACACGCTGGGGCGTGCCGGCCCTGTGCACCGCGTTCGGCCTGCCCTCCCTCCTGGACGCGGCCGACGGACCCGGCGTCCCGGCGGTCCTGGCGCTGATCGCCGGGCTCACCATCCCGCTGCTCTGGCGCAGGCAGCACCCCATGACGGTCTACGCCATCACCGCCGCCACCGCCGTGGCGGCACTCCCCCTGGGAATCCTGACGGCCGCGGACGCCGGGCGCCTGGTGGCCCTGCTCAACGTGGGCCGCCGTGGAACCGCCCGCCAACTGGTCGTTGCCCTGGCCGTCGGCCTCGCGCAAGGGATCGCGGCGTACGTGGTCTACTCGGACGACGGGCAGATCGACCACTTCCTGCAGGCCCCCGCGCTGATCCTGATCACGCTGCTCGACGTCGTGGCGATAGCCGGACTGGGTGTCATCAGCCGACTCGTGAACTCCTACATCACGGCCCTGCAGGACCGTGCCGTGCGCCTGGAAGTGGAACGCGACCAGCGCGCCCGCCTCGCCGCAGCCGCCGAACGCGCCCGCATCGCCCGCGAGATGCACGACATCCTCGGCCACACCCTCTCCGTCGTTGTCGGCCTGGCGGGCGGCGCCGCCGGACTCACCGAGAACGAACCCAGACGCGGCGCCGACACCCTGCGGCTCATCGCCGACAGCGGGCGCGGCGCCCTGGGCGACCTCCGCCGCCTCCTCACCGTCATCCACGACGAGCCCGGCGAACCCGGGCCCGTCCCCCCGCTCGCCCCCCAGCCGGGTCTGGCAGACCTTGACGCCCTGCTGGAACGGGTCAGGTCCGCGGGCCCCAGCGCCACCCTGCACACCGAGGGCGACCTGGAAGGACTCGCCCCGGGACTCCAACTGGTCGTCTACCGCATCGTGCAAGAGGCTCTCACCAACACCCTCAAGCACGCCGCACCCGCCCCGACGGTCCAGGTCGCCGTCTGCGTGGGCCACGACCTGGTCCACGTCACCATCGAGGACACCGGCCCCCATCGCCTCCGACATCGGGCCGACCGGAGCGATGGCGGAGGCCAGGGTCTGGTCGGCATGCGCCAGCGTGCCGCCCTCTACCAGGGCAGCATCACCGCCGGCCCCAACACCCGTGGCGGCTGGACCGTCCGCGCCCTCCTCATCCCCACCGCGGCACCCTTCACGCCCCCGACACCTCCGCCAAGCCGCCGGACTCGCCCGCAGCGAAAGGACGCCCACGAGCATGGAGCCGTCCTCACCGCCCCAGCACCGTTCACGAGAAGCTGCCCGTCATGA
- a CDS encoding response regulator, producing the protein MTTVLVVDDQALHRFGFAMLLEQHPDLTVVGEAANGAEAVKLAAELRPDVVIMDIRMPGMDGIEATRCIVTSGSRSHVLVLTTFDLDEDAYAALRAGASGFLLKDVKPGELVAAIRAVAAGDAVIAPGLTRKLIDVFSQKISHRSRDQERRLASLTDREREVLNAIACGYSNAEIAAHLHVAETTVKSHVGRVLAKTGARDRVQAVVFAYDVGLVRPA; encoded by the coding sequence ATGACCACCGTCCTCGTCGTCGACGACCAGGCCCTGCACCGATTCGGCTTCGCCATGCTCCTCGAACAGCACCCCGACCTGACCGTGGTCGGCGAGGCCGCCAACGGAGCCGAAGCGGTCAAGCTGGCCGCTGAACTCCGCCCCGACGTCGTCATCATGGACATCCGCATGCCCGGCATGGACGGCATCGAGGCCACCCGCTGCATCGTCACCTCCGGCAGCCGCTCCCACGTCCTGGTCCTGACCACCTTCGACCTCGACGAAGACGCCTACGCGGCCCTGCGTGCGGGCGCCAGCGGGTTCCTCCTGAAGGACGTCAAGCCCGGTGAACTCGTCGCCGCCATCCGCGCGGTGGCTGCCGGAGACGCCGTCATCGCGCCCGGCCTCACGCGGAAACTCATCGACGTCTTCAGCCAGAAGATCAGCCACCGCAGTCGCGATCAGGAACGTCGGCTCGCCTCCCTCACCGACCGCGAACGCGAGGTCCTCAACGCCATCGCCTGCGGCTACAGCAACGCCGAGATCGCCGCGCACCTCCACGTCGCCGAAACCACCGTCAAGTCCCACGTCGGCCGCGTCCTCGCCAAGACCGGTGCCCGCGACCGCGTCCAGGCCGTGGTCTTCGCCTACGACGTGGGACTGGTCCGGCCGGCATGA
- a CDS encoding (R)-mandelonitrile lyase, giving the protein MEFAKQQPTVKAPADWFTGDVWFDVIHAGQEPSRMRANLVRFSPGARTHWHSHALGQALYVVSGTALIGTRDGTVFEAHPGETVTCPPGEEHWHGAVSDRFMEHIALWEGLGDGTPETEWREPVTDEQYNGPRTTSRA; this is encoded by the coding sequence ATGGAATTCGCCAAGCAGCAGCCCACCGTCAAGGCACCCGCCGACTGGTTCACGGGTGACGTGTGGTTCGACGTGATCCACGCCGGCCAGGAGCCGTCCCGGATGCGCGCCAACCTGGTGCGCTTCTCGCCCGGCGCGCGCACGCACTGGCACTCTCACGCCCTGGGTCAGGCCCTGTACGTCGTCTCCGGCACAGCCCTGATCGGTACCCGCGACGGCACGGTCTTCGAGGCTCACCCGGGCGAGACCGTCACCTGTCCGCCCGGCGAGGAGCACTGGCACGGCGCCGTGTCCGACCGTTTTATGGAGCACATCGCCCTCTGGGAGGGCCTCGGCGACGGCACCCCGGAGACCGAGTGGCGGGAGCCGGTCACCGACGAGCAGTACAACGGGCCGCGCACCACCAGCCGGGCCTGA
- a CDS encoding helix-turn-helix transcriptional regulator, which yields MDRSSEIREFLRTRRARITPEQAGLAPHGGARRVQGLRREEVAQLAGVSVDYYVRLERGRTQGVSEAVLDAVARALHLDDTERAHLFDLTQPKATTRTRRKRHLAPQRVHPVLYRTLDSLSVPAMVMGRRMDVLAANLLASALYIDFQDRPHRERNFARYVFLDESARTLYHDWEKAAADCVATLHVYAGRHPDDPQLTELIGELSVLSDTFRRLWADHDVLVHTTGSKRLNHPLVGDLSLDYLGLAVEGDPDQSLIILTPEPASPSAEALNILASWTSTSTTRPQTSGQTHNPAG from the coding sequence ATGGACCGCAGCAGCGAGATCCGTGAGTTCCTGCGCACCCGCCGGGCTCGGATCACCCCCGAACAGGCCGGTCTCGCCCCGCACGGCGGCGCCCGCCGCGTGCAGGGCCTGCGCCGCGAAGAAGTCGCCCAGCTCGCCGGGGTCAGCGTCGACTACTACGTCCGCCTTGAGCGCGGCCGCACCCAGGGCGTCTCCGAGGCCGTCCTGGACGCCGTCGCCCGCGCCCTGCACCTCGACGACACCGAACGCGCCCATCTCTTCGACCTCACCCAGCCCAAGGCCACCACCCGGACCCGCCGCAAGCGGCATCTCGCTCCCCAAAGGGTCCACCCGGTGCTGTACCGGACTCTGGACTCCCTCAGCGTCCCCGCGATGGTCATGGGCAGACGCATGGACGTCCTGGCCGCCAACCTGCTCGCGTCCGCTCTCTACATCGACTTCCAGGACCGTCCCCACCGGGAGCGCAACTTTGCCCGTTACGTCTTCCTGGACGAGTCCGCCCGCACGCTCTACCACGACTGGGAGAAGGCCGCCGCCGACTGCGTAGCCACGCTCCACGTCTACGCCGGACGCCACCCCGACGACCCGCAACTCACCGAACTCATAGGGGAGTTGTCGGTGCTCAGTGACACCTTCCGCCGCCTGTGGGCCGACCACGACGTCCTCGTCCACACCACGGGCAGCAAGCGCCTGAACCACCCGCTCGTCGGCGACCTCAGCCTCGACTACCTGGGCCTGGCCGTCGAGGGCGACCCCGACCAGTCCCTGATCATCCTGACCCCCGAACCCGCGTCCCCCTCTGCCGAAGCCCTCAACATCCTCGCCAGCTGGACCAGCACGTCCACCACCCGCCCTCAGACCTCCGGGCAGACACACAACCCAGCCGGCTGA
- a CDS encoding NAD(P)-dependent alcohol dehydrogenase: MLTVNAYAAVSATAPLVPTTIQRRDLGPHDVLIEVKYAGICHSDIHHVRSEWGEVPYPLVPGHEIAGIVTEIGPAVTRHAVGDRVGVGCMVGSCGDCTSCLKGEEQYCLRGNILTYGSVDRDGTITQGGYSTHVVVTEDFVVRIPQTLGLDEAAPLLCAGITTYSPLRHWGAGPGRKVAVVGLGGLGHMAVKLAHAMGAEVTVLSQSLKKIDDGLRLGADAYHATSDPDTFEKLAGTFDLIVNTVSAPLDVSAYLSLLAIDGTMVNVGAPAEPLSVNAFSLILGRRSYAGSAIGGIRETQEMLDFCGEHGLGAEIEVIPASKINDAYERVLASDVRYRFVIDTATLA, translated from the coding sequence GTGCTCACCGTCAACGCCTATGCCGCGGTCTCCGCGACCGCGCCGCTCGTCCCCACCACGATCCAGCGCCGCGACCTGGGTCCGCACGATGTCCTGATCGAGGTCAAGTACGCCGGGATCTGCCACTCCGACATCCACCACGTCCGCAGCGAGTGGGGCGAGGTCCCGTATCCGCTGGTCCCCGGTCACGAGATCGCCGGTATCGTCACCGAGATCGGCCCCGCGGTCACCCGTCACGCCGTCGGCGACCGGGTGGGCGTCGGCTGCATGGTCGGCTCCTGCGGTGATTGCACGAGCTGCCTCAAGGGCGAAGAGCAGTACTGCCTGCGCGGCAACATCCTCACCTACGGCTCCGTCGACCGGGACGGCACGATCACCCAGGGCGGCTACTCGACCCACGTCGTGGTCACCGAGGACTTCGTGGTCAGGATTCCCCAGACCCTGGGCCTGGACGAGGCCGCGCCACTGCTGTGCGCAGGCATCACCACCTACTCCCCGCTGCGTCACTGGGGTGCCGGGCCGGGCCGGAAGGTCGCCGTCGTCGGCCTGGGCGGACTCGGCCACATGGCCGTCAAGCTCGCCCACGCCATGGGTGCGGAGGTCACCGTCCTGTCCCAGTCACTGAAGAAGATCGACGACGGACTGCGCCTCGGCGCGGACGCCTACCACGCCACCAGCGACCCGGACACCTTCGAGAAGCTGGCCGGCACCTTCGACCTGATCGTCAATACCGTCAGCGCGCCGCTCGACGTCAGCGCTTATCTCTCGCTGCTGGCCATCGACGGCACGATGGTCAACGTCGGCGCCCCGGCGGAGCCGCTGTCGGTCAACGCCTTCTCGTTGATCCTCGGCCGACGCTCCTACGCCGGCTCGGCGATCGGAGGCATCCGCGAAACTCAGGAGATGCTCGACTTCTGTGGCGAGCACGGCCTCGGTGCCGAAATCGAGGTCATCCCCGCCTCGAAGATCAACGACGCCTACGAGCGCGTCCTCGCCTCGGACGTGCGCTACCGCTTCGTGATCGACACCGCCACGCTCGCTTGA
- a CDS encoding SDR family NAD(P)-dependent oxidoreductase → MATKLTGTVALVTGASSGIGAATARELAEQGASVALVARRKDRLEALAAEIEKAGGTALAVEADITDRHQAEVAVGQVVERFGRLDTLVNNAGLMLVGPVVGADAEEWDRMIAVNVQGLLYTTRAALPHLLKAAEQAPRQVADIVNIGSYAGRVASSGFGVYNATKFGVHAFTESLRQEVTQRHVRVGVVEPGAVESELGTHNKPEIRDEVINPFFDGTEVLAPEDIADGVTYMVTRPRHAAVGELWIMPTEQA, encoded by the coding sequence ATGGCTACGAAACTGACCGGAACCGTCGCTCTCGTCACCGGCGCGAGCAGCGGGATCGGCGCCGCCACCGCCCGCGAGCTCGCCGAGCAGGGCGCCTCGGTGGCGCTCGTGGCTCGCCGCAAGGACCGACTGGAAGCTCTTGCTGCCGAGATCGAGAAAGCCGGTGGCACCGCGCTGGCGGTGGAAGCGGACATCACCGACCGTCACCAGGCAGAAGTGGCTGTGGGGCAGGTCGTCGAGCGGTTCGGGCGGCTGGACACCCTGGTCAACAACGCCGGTCTGATGCTCGTCGGGCCTGTCGTCGGGGCGGACGCCGAGGAGTGGGACCGCATGATCGCGGTCAACGTCCAGGGTCTGCTCTACACCACCCGCGCCGCCCTGCCGCATCTGCTGAAGGCTGCCGAACAGGCGCCGCGCCAGGTCGCCGACATCGTCAACATCGGCTCCTACGCCGGTCGCGTGGCGAGCAGCGGGTTCGGTGTCTACAACGCCACCAAGTTCGGCGTGCACGCCTTCACCGAGTCCCTGCGCCAGGAAGTCACCCAGCGCCACGTACGCGTCGGTGTCGTCGAGCCCGGTGCCGTGGAGAGCGAACTGGGCACGCACAACAAGCCCGAGATCCGCGACGAGGTGATCAACCCCTTCTTCGATGGAACCGAGGTCCTCGCGCCCGAGGACATCGCGGACGGTGTCACCTACATGGTCACCCGTCCCCGGCACGCCGCCGTCGGCGAGCTGTGGATCATGCCCACCGAGCAAGCCTGA
- a CDS encoding SDR family oxidoreductase gives MSKVIFVTGAGRGLGTDIVREALAAGHQVVATGRRPAEVEKTLGGPQDNLLTVRLDVTSLEEAQAAAQAAVERFGRIDVLINNAGNFFAGYFEEVSPEHMRQQIETNLFGPMNVTRAVLPVMRAQRDGHVVSISSLAGQVGTEFTAAYAASKFAVEGWMEALHQDIAPYNIRTTIVEPGYFRTELLVDASTTWPEPTIADYAERTTATVTAWKSINGQQPGDPVKLARALLTVVGQEQPPVRFVAGADAIEGVTAKARELLAQVEAFRALGGNLGHDDTNA, from the coding sequence ATGAGCAAGGTCATTTTTGTCACTGGTGCCGGGCGCGGTCTGGGCACGGACATCGTCCGTGAGGCTCTGGCGGCCGGTCACCAGGTCGTGGCCACCGGGCGGCGCCCCGCGGAGGTTGAGAAGACGCTGGGCGGGCCGCAGGACAACCTGCTGACCGTGAGGCTGGATGTGACCAGTCTGGAGGAGGCGCAGGCGGCCGCGCAGGCGGCGGTCGAGCGGTTCGGCCGTATCGACGTCCTGATCAACAATGCGGGGAACTTCTTCGCCGGCTACTTCGAGGAGGTCTCCCCGGAGCACATGCGCCAGCAGATCGAGACCAACCTGTTCGGCCCGATGAACGTCACGCGTGCGGTCCTGCCCGTGATGCGTGCTCAGCGCGACGGTCACGTCGTGTCGATCTCCTCGCTGGCCGGTCAGGTGGGCACGGAGTTCACCGCCGCCTACGCGGCTTCCAAGTTCGCCGTGGAGGGCTGGATGGAGGCCCTGCACCAGGACATCGCGCCGTACAACATCCGCACCACGATCGTAGAGCCCGGTTACTTCCGTACCGAGCTGCTGGTGGATGCCTCCACCACTTGGCCCGAGCCGACCATCGCCGACTACGCCGAGCGCACCACTGCCACGGTCACGGCGTGGAAGAGCATCAACGGGCAGCAGCCGGGTGATCCCGTCAAGCTCGCCCGCGCCCTGCTGACCGTTGTCGGGCAGGAGCAGCCGCCGGTGCGCTTCGTCGCCGGCGCCGACGCCATCGAGGGCGTCACGGCCAAGGCCCGCGAACTCCTCGCCCAGGTCGAAGCCTTCCGCGCACTGGGCGGCAACCTCGGCCACGACGACACCAACGCCTGA
- a CDS encoding NAD(P)-dependent oxidoreductase, translating into MTHPKELVVLYPAPQSTERIFAPETLRRLHEEFEVLDLEGDPDAERQLDLALPRAFAVVGQPELPAERVERAVSLRALCNVEGNFFPNVDYAACADRGVHVLGCGPAYAQAVAEYSLGLALDLARGITREDRAFRAGAEGYTFASNTDSILLRGAEIGLIGFGNLGRALHELLVPFRATIRVYDPWLPERHLEEHGVIPASLDEVLETSQVLFVLATITEESERLLSEARLRRLRPGARLVLVSRAAVADFTALIELVSQGHFLAAVDVWPEEPVTADHPARAVEGLVLSAHRAGGIPAAFEKIGEMVLDDLLQIRAGLPPVRMQVAARELVHRYRSRPVTTAAGARNA; encoded by the coding sequence ATGACACATCCCAAGGAACTGGTCGTCCTTTACCCCGCGCCCCAGTCCACCGAGCGGATCTTCGCCCCGGAGACCCTGCGTCGACTGCACGAGGAGTTCGAGGTGCTCGACCTCGAAGGCGATCCCGACGCCGAACGGCAGCTGGACCTGGCGCTTCCCCGAGCCTTCGCCGTGGTCGGCCAGCCCGAACTGCCCGCCGAACGCGTCGAGCGTGCCGTGAGCCTGCGGGCCCTGTGCAACGTCGAGGGCAACTTCTTCCCCAACGTCGACTACGCCGCCTGCGCCGACCGCGGTGTCCACGTGCTCGGCTGCGGACCCGCTTACGCACAGGCCGTCGCCGAGTACTCCCTCGGCCTCGCGCTCGACCTGGCCCGGGGCATCACCCGCGAGGACCGCGCCTTCCGGGCCGGCGCCGAGGGGTACACCTTCGCGTCCAACACCGACTCCATCCTGCTGCGCGGCGCCGAGATCGGCCTTATCGGCTTCGGCAACCTCGGGCGCGCGCTGCACGAGCTGCTCGTGCCGTTCCGGGCCACCATCCGTGTCTACGACCCGTGGCTGCCGGAGCGCCACCTGGAGGAGCACGGAGTGATCCCGGCCTCGCTCGACGAGGTACTGGAGACCAGCCAGGTCCTGTTCGTCCTGGCCACGATCACCGAGGAGAGCGAGCGGCTGCTCAGCGAGGCACGGCTGCGCCGACTGCGCCCCGGTGCCCGCCTGGTCCTGGTCAGCCGCGCCGCGGTCGCCGACTTCACGGCCCTGATCGAACTCGTCAGCCAGGGCCACTTCCTCGCGGCAGTGGACGTCTGGCCCGAGGAGCCGGTGACTGCCGATCACCCGGCGCGTGCGGTGGAAGGACTCGTGCTGTCCGCCCACCGGGCCGGCGGTATCCCCGCGGCCTTCGAGAAGATCGGGGAGATGGTCCTCGACGACCTCTTGCAGATCAGGGCGGGCCTGCCGCCGGTGCGTATGCAGGTGGCGGCCCGGGAGCTCGTCCACCGCTACCGCAGCCGTCCGGTCACCACCGCGGCGGGTGCGAGGAACGCATGA
- a CDS encoding Gfo/Idh/MocA family oxidoreductase, which produces MSAMRVAVAGAGFMAVVHTRAARGAGAHLVAAVRPDGEKGRSAAEAFGADRGYPSLDDALDHADAN; this is translated from the coding sequence ATGAGTGCCATGCGAGTCGCCGTGGCCGGTGCCGGCTTCATGGCCGTCGTGCATACCCGCGCAGCCCGAGGCGCCGGGGCGCACCTGGTGGCCGCGGTGCGCCCGGACGGAGAAAAGGGGCGGTCCGCGGCTGAAGCCTTCGGCGCGGACCGTGGATACCCATCCCTCGACGACGCGCTCGACCACGCGGACGCGAACTGA
- a CDS encoding HAD-IA family hydrolase — MSVTLPARALLFDCDGVLVDSDQSVIASWSRWAQAYGLAPDEVAAVVHGRRSADTVRLLIPPALRAEALTAIDAFELEDAAQVTAVPGAADLLTSLPQGTWAVVTSGTRALATARLKASGLPVPSVLVTADDVTDGKPHPEGYLSGAKALGTPIEHTVVLEDSTSGIEAARRAGVGGVVGVGERALVTDADVVVADLRSLRWSGEGLLSAENHLRPVPPPARTPPADSAAQTR; from the coding sequence ATGTCCGTCACCCTCCCCGCCCGAGCCCTGCTCTTCGACTGCGACGGCGTCCTGGTCGACTCCGACCAGAGCGTCATCGCCTCCTGGAGCCGCTGGGCCCAGGCCTACGGCCTCGCTCCCGACGAAGTAGCCGCCGTCGTCCACGGCCGCCGATCCGCCGACACCGTGCGGCTGTTGATCCCGCCGGCTTTGCGCGCCGAGGCACTTACCGCCATCGACGCCTTCGAACTGGAGGACGCTGCCCAGGTCACGGCGGTCCCCGGAGCCGCCGACCTCCTCACGTCACTGCCGCAGGGCACGTGGGCGGTGGTCACGTCCGGGACCCGGGCACTGGCCACCGCCCGCCTGAAAGCCTCAGGGCTCCCGGTGCCGTCCGTACTGGTCACCGCGGACGACGTCACGGACGGCAAGCCGCATCCCGAGGGGTATCTTTCCGGCGCCAAGGCGCTGGGCACCCCGATCGAGCACACCGTCGTCCTGGAGGACAGCACGTCCGGCATCGAGGCCGCCCGCCGAGCCGGAGTGGGCGGCGTCGTCGGCGTCGGCGAACGGGCACTGGTGACGGACGCGGACGTCGTGGTCGCCGACCTGCGGTCGCTGCGTTGGTCGGGGGAGGGGCTGCTGTCGGCCGAGAACCACCTGCGACCGGTCCCGCCACCCGCCCGGACCCCTCCGGCCGACTCGGCGGCGCAGACCCGATGA
- a CDS encoding aldo/keto reductase — protein sequence MQHVSLGGLNVSRIGLGAMGMSAFYSGASTDDAESIRAIHRALDLGVTHLDTAEIYGPFINEELVGQALRGRRDQVVLATKFGMYSHAGGGPYVLDSSPANIRTAVEGSLKRLDTDYIDLYYQHRVDPDTPIEETVGALAELVAEGKIRHIGLSEAGAETIRRAHAVHPVAALQTEYSLWTRDVEAELLPLLRELGIGLVPYSPLGHGFLTGAFRSTEDIADDDWRKTNPRFTGENLKLNLRIVDEVQAIATEVDATTAQIALAWLLAQGDDVAPIPGTKRAARVEENTAADGIKLSTDQIERLNNLTPPAGARHDEANMASIEH from the coding sequence ATGCAGCACGTCTCACTCGGTGGGCTGAACGTCTCCCGGATCGGCCTGGGCGCCATGGGGATGTCCGCCTTCTACTCCGGTGCGAGCACCGATGACGCCGAGTCGATCCGCGCCATCCACCGGGCACTGGACCTGGGCGTCACCCATCTCGACACCGCCGAGATCTACGGACCCTTCATCAATGAAGAACTGGTCGGCCAGGCCCTCCGCGGCCGCCGCGACCAGGTCGTCCTGGCGACGAAGTTCGGCATGTACTCGCACGCGGGCGGCGGACCGTACGTCCTCGACAGCAGCCCGGCGAACATCCGCACCGCCGTCGAAGGCTCCCTGAAGCGGCTCGACACCGACTACATCGACCTGTACTACCAGCACCGGGTCGACCCCGACACCCCGATCGAGGAGACCGTCGGCGCCCTGGCCGAGTTGGTCGCCGAGGGCAAGATCCGGCACATCGGCCTGTCCGAGGCCGGGGCCGAGACGATCCGCCGCGCCCACGCCGTCCACCCGGTCGCCGCGCTGCAGACCGAGTACTCCCTGTGGACCCGCGATGTGGAGGCCGAACTGCTGCCACTGCTGCGCGAACTCGGCATCGGCCTGGTTCCCTACTCGCCGCTCGGCCACGGCTTCCTCACTGGCGCGTTCCGCTCCACCGAGGACATCGCCGACGACGACTGGCGCAAGACCAACCCGCGCTTCACTGGTGAGAACCTCAAGCTCAACCTGCGCATCGTCGACGAGGTCCAGGCCATCGCCACCGAGGTCGACGCCACGACGGCCCAGATCGCCCTGGCCTGGCTTCTCGCGCAGGGCGACGACGTCGCCCCGATCCCAGGCACCAAGCGCGCCGCCCGCGTCGAGGAGAACACCGCCGCCGACGGCATCAAGCTCAGCACCGACCAGATCGAGCGGCTCAACAACCTCACCCCGCCGGCCGGCGCCCGCCATGACGAGGCGAACATGGCCTCCATCGAGCACTGA